In Ascaphus truei isolate aAscTru1 chromosome 7, aAscTru1.hap1, whole genome shotgun sequence, one genomic interval encodes:
- the LOC142498874 gene encoding intelectin-1-like isoform X2 codes for MLIHILLLLTLTREYSASCEHASISEKKEKILNLLACWDDNSAFDPSYPTGAGYRSCREINNSDNEAKDGIYTLTTENKETYQTFCDMTTNGGGWTLVASVHENNINGKCTSGDRWSSQQGNTPNNPEGEGNWANYATFGLPEGATSDDYKNPGYYDISSKDIGVWHVPNKTPLAFWRNSSLLRYRTETGFLQHEGGNLFQLYKKYPVSYNVGNCLAQNGPAVPVVYDHGNAVQTANYYSPNGRSEFVAGFIQFRVINTEKAALALCAGVKVTGCNVEHHCIGGGGYIPEGSPRQCGDFAAFDWDGHGTHVGWSSSKEITDAAVLLFYR; via the exons ATGCTGATACATATCCTGTTGCTGCTGACACTCACCAGAGAATATTCTGCATCATGTG AGCATGCTTCTATATCGGAGAAGAAGGAgaaaattctgaacctgctggcTTGCTGGGATGACAATTCAGCATTTGATCCCTCCTACCCCACTGGAGCGGGATACAGGAGCTGCAGGGAGATCAACAATTCTGACAATGAAGCCAAAG ATGGAATTTACACTTTGACCACTGAAAACAAAGAAACTTACCAGACCTTCTGTGACATGACCACCAATGGAGGAGGTTGGACCTTGGTGGCCAGTGTTCATGAGAATAATATAAATGGCAAGTGCACCTCTGGAGATCGCTGGTCCAGTCAGCAGGGAAACACTCCTAACAACCCAGAGGGTGAAGGCAACTGGGCAAATTATGCCACATTTGGGTTGCCTGAAGGAGCCACCAGTGATGACTACAAG AACCCTGGCTACTATGACATCAGCTCTAAAGACATTGGTGTGTGGCATGTGCCAAACAagacaccattagcattctggaGAAACTCATCACTTCTGAGATACCGAACAGAAACTGGCTTCCTACAGCATGAGGGAGGGAACCTCTTTCAATTGTACAAG AAATACCCAGTGAGCTACAATGTCGGAAACTGCTTGGCACAAAATGGACCGGCTGTGCCTGTTGTGTATGACCATGGAAATGCAGTGCAGACAGCCAACTATTACtccccaaatggaagaa GTGAGTTTGTTGCTGGTTTTATCCAATTCCGTGTTATAAACACTGAGAAAGctgccctggctctgtgtgcTGGAGTGAAAGTGACTGGTTGCAATGTAGAACAT CACTGCATTGGTGGTGGGGGGTACATCCCAGAGGGGAGCCCTCGGCAGTGTGGAGACTTCGCTGCATTCGATTGGGATGGACATGGAACCCACGTAGGATGGAGCTCCAGCAAAGAGATCACAGATGCGGCTGTGCTGCTCTTTTACCGCTAA
- the LOC142498874 gene encoding intelectin-1-like isoform X1, with protein sequence MCYPVPSNSQDLLQHYLADHHGYREHASISEKKEKILNLLACWDDNSAFDPSYPTGAGYRSCREINNSDNEAKDGIYTLTTENKETYQTFCDMTTNGGGWTLVASVHENNINGKCTSGDRWSSQQGNTPNNPEGEGNWANYATFGLPEGATSDDYKNPGYYDISSKDIGVWHVPNKTPLAFWRNSSLLRYRTETGFLQHEGGNLFQLYKKYPVSYNVGNCLAQNGPAVPVVYDHGNAVQTANYYSPNGRSEFVAGFIQFRVINTEKAALALCAGVKVTGCNVEHHCIGGGGYIPEGSPRQCGDFAAFDWDGHGTHVGWSSSKEITDAAVLLFYR encoded by the exons ATGTG CTACCCGGTACCCAGCAATTCTCAGGACCTGTTACAACACTACCTGGCAGATCACCATGGCTACAGAG AGCATGCTTCTATATCGGAGAAGAAGGAgaaaattctgaacctgctggcTTGCTGGGATGACAATTCAGCATTTGATCCCTCCTACCCCACTGGAGCGGGATACAGGAGCTGCAGGGAGATCAACAATTCTGACAATGAAGCCAAAG ATGGAATTTACACTTTGACCACTGAAAACAAAGAAACTTACCAGACCTTCTGTGACATGACCACCAATGGAGGAGGTTGGACCTTGGTGGCCAGTGTTCATGAGAATAATATAAATGGCAAGTGCACCTCTGGAGATCGCTGGTCCAGTCAGCAGGGAAACACTCCTAACAACCCAGAGGGTGAAGGCAACTGGGCAAATTATGCCACATTTGGGTTGCCTGAAGGAGCCACCAGTGATGACTACAAG AACCCTGGCTACTATGACATCAGCTCTAAAGACATTGGTGTGTGGCATGTGCCAAACAagacaccattagcattctggaGAAACTCATCACTTCTGAGATACCGAACAGAAACTGGCTTCCTACAGCATGAGGGAGGGAACCTCTTTCAATTGTACAAG AAATACCCAGTGAGCTACAATGTCGGAAACTGCTTGGCACAAAATGGACCGGCTGTGCCTGTTGTGTATGACCATGGAAATGCAGTGCAGACAGCCAACTATTACtccccaaatggaagaa GTGAGTTTGTTGCTGGTTTTATCCAATTCCGTGTTATAAACACTGAGAAAGctgccctggctctgtgtgcTGGAGTGAAAGTGACTGGTTGCAATGTAGAACAT CACTGCATTGGTGGTGGGGGGTACATCCCAGAGGGGAGCCCTCGGCAGTGTGGAGACTTCGCTGCATTCGATTGGGATGGACATGGAACCCACGTAGGATGGAGCTCCAGCAAAGAGATCACAGATGCGGCTGTGCTGCTCTTTTACCGCTAA